A genome region from Bradyrhizobium commune includes the following:
- a CDS encoding glutamate-5-semialdehyde dehydrogenase encodes MAAPLKAVDGNADRTADLLALMSDLAAKARAAARVLALAPPEQKNRALEAMERAIRANSAAILAANAEDVAEARAASNMTASFIDRLTLTPARVESMADGVGIVRGIADPIGVVTERWQRPNGMTIERVRVPLGVVGVIFESRPNVAADAGVLCLKSGNAVILRGGSDSFRSCRAIHECLVQGLREAGLPEAAITLVPTRDRAAVGMMLSGLNGAIDVIVPRGGKSLVARVEQEARVPVFAHLEGVNHVYVDASADLAMAKSIVLNAKMRRTGVCGAAETLLVDRAAAAKTLKPLVEMLIEAGCEVRGDEVVQETDARVKPANDDDWDTEYLDAIIAAKVVDGVDGAIAHIQTHGSQHTDAIVSEDQAAARKFLSEVDSAIVLHNASTQFADGGEFGFGAEIGIATGRFHARGPVGAEQLTSFKYRVHGTGQTRP; translated from the coding sequence ATGGCCGCCCCCCTCAAAGCCGTTGACGGCAATGCCGATCGAACCGCCGATCTCTTGGCGCTGATGTCCGATCTCGCAGCCAAAGCCCGCGCTGCCGCGCGCGTGCTGGCGCTGGCGCCGCCGGAGCAGAAGAACCGGGCGCTGGAGGCCATGGAGCGGGCGATCCGTGCGAACTCGGCCGCGATTCTCGCCGCCAATGCCGAGGATGTCGCCGAGGCCCGCGCGGCGAGCAACATGACGGCGTCCTTCATCGATCGCCTGACGCTGACGCCGGCGCGGGTTGAGTCGATGGCCGACGGCGTCGGCATCGTGCGCGGCATCGCCGATCCGATCGGGGTCGTCACCGAGCGCTGGCAGCGGCCGAACGGCATGACCATCGAGCGCGTGCGCGTCCCGCTCGGCGTCGTCGGCGTGATCTTTGAGAGCAGGCCAAACGTTGCGGCGGATGCCGGCGTGCTGTGCCTGAAGTCCGGCAATGCCGTGATCCTGCGCGGCGGCTCGGATAGTTTCCGCTCGTGCCGCGCCATCCATGAATGCCTGGTGCAGGGCCTGCGCGAAGCCGGCCTGCCCGAAGCCGCCATCACGCTGGTGCCGACACGCGATCGCGCAGCGGTCGGCATGATGCTCTCAGGATTGAACGGCGCCATCGACGTCATCGTGCCGCGCGGCGGCAAGAGCCTCGTCGCGCGCGTCGAGCAGGAGGCGCGCGTGCCGGTGTTCGCGCATCTCGAAGGCGTCAACCACGTCTATGTCGACGCCAGCGCCGACCTCGCCATGGCGAAGTCGATCGTGCTCAACGCCAAGATGCGCCGCACCGGCGTCTGCGGCGCGGCCGAGACGCTGCTGGTCGATCGCGCCGCTGCCGCGAAGACCCTGAAGCCGCTGGTCGAGATGCTGATCGAGGCCGGCTGCGAAGTCCGCGGCGACGAGGTGGTGCAAGAGACTGATGCGCGCGTAAAACCTGCAAATGACGACGATTGGGACACCGAATATCTCGACGCGATCATCGCAGCGAAAGTGGTCGACGGCGTCGACGGCGCGATCGCGCATATCCAGACCCACGGCTCGCAGCACACCGATGCGATCGTGAGCGAGGATCAGGCTGCGGCGAGGAAATTCCTCAGCGAGGTCGATTCCGCGATCGTGCTGCACAACGCCTCGACACAGTTCGCCGACGGCGGCGAGTTCGGCTTCGGCGCCGAGATCGGCATCGCCACCGGCCGATTTCACGCCCGCGGTCCTGTCGGCGCCGAGCAGTTGACGAGCTTCAAATATCGCGTTCACGGCACAGGACAGACGCGACCGTAG
- a CDS encoding alkaline phosphatase family protein: MARARNVLWIMCDQLRYDYLGCTGHPRLKTPNIDAMAKRGVLFTKAYVQSPICGPSRMSFYTGRYMRSHGSHWNGWPLRVGEPTLGDHLKKIGVRNVLVGKTHMAPDLEGMKALGIPPESMIGVHVAECGFEPYERDDGLHPTGRPRPKYDEYLRQQGFEATNPWEHWANSGAAEDGSLQNGWLLVHADKAARVPEEHSETPYMTRRAMDFISEAENDGRPWCLHLSYIKPHWPYIAPEPYASMYSTDDMIPVIRSDRERQNPHPVFGAYMDMRYSRNMARDDAREKVIPTYMGLITQIDDQIGVLMKFLEERDLLETTMIVFTSDHGDYLGDHWMGEKDLFHEQSAKIPLIVIDPSKEADATRGTRSDALVEGIDLAPTFVDYFGGKVPDHILEGRSLLPLLRGPTPPGDWRKVAFSEYDYAMQDVRLKLNQPIERCRLFMVFDGRWKYIHASGFRPMLYDLETDPDEFLDRGDDPQCAGIIARLQAELFDWALHPNDHITTPREKISNYADNQLQVKGGILIGIWDEAELAAIKDGIAQRAKM, translated from the coding sequence ATGGCGCGCGCGAGGAACGTTCTCTGGATCATGTGCGACCAGCTTCGCTATGATTATCTCGGCTGCACCGGCCATCCCCGGCTTAAGACCCCGAACATCGACGCCATGGCGAAGCGCGGCGTGCTGTTCACCAAAGCCTATGTGCAATCGCCGATCTGCGGCCCGTCGCGGATGTCATTCTACACCGGGCGCTACATGCGCTCGCACGGCTCGCACTGGAACGGCTGGCCGCTGCGCGTCGGCGAGCCCACGCTCGGCGATCATCTGAAAAAAATCGGCGTGCGCAACGTGCTGGTCGGCAAGACCCACATGGCGCCCGATCTCGAAGGCATGAAGGCGCTCGGCATTCCGCCGGAATCGATGATCGGCGTGCACGTCGCCGAATGCGGCTTTGAGCCCTACGAGCGCGACGACGGCCTGCACCCGACCGGCCGCCCACGACCGAAATACGACGAGTATCTGCGCCAGCAGGGATTTGAAGCCACCAATCCCTGGGAGCACTGGGCCAATTCAGGCGCGGCGGAGGACGGCTCGCTTCAGAACGGCTGGCTGCTGGTGCACGCCGACAAGGCCGCGCGCGTGCCGGAGGAACATTCCGAGACGCCCTACATGACGCGGCGCGCGATGGACTTCATCAGCGAGGCCGAGAACGACGGCAGGCCATGGTGCCTGCATCTGTCCTACATCAAGCCGCACTGGCCCTACATCGCGCCCGAGCCCTACGCCAGCATGTATTCGACCGATGACATGATCCCGGTGATCCGCTCCGACCGCGAGCGGCAAAACCCGCATCCGGTGTTCGGCGCCTATATGGACATGCGCTACTCCCGCAACATGGCGCGTGACGATGCCCGCGAGAAGGTGATCCCGACCTATATGGGCCTGATCACCCAGATCGACGACCAGATCGGCGTACTGATGAAGTTTCTGGAAGAGCGCGACCTTCTGGAAACAACCATGATCGTGTTCACCTCCGATCATGGCGATTATCTCGGCGATCACTGGATGGGCGAGAAGGACCTGTTCCACGAGCAATCGGCCAAGATTCCGCTGATCGTCATCGACCCCTCGAAAGAGGCAGACGCGACGCGCGGCACGCGCAGCGATGCTTTGGTCGAGGGCATCGATCTCGCGCCGACCTTCGTCGATTATTTCGGCGGCAAGGTGCCGGACCACATCCTCGAAGGCCGTTCATTGCTGCCGCTGCTGCGCGGCCCGACGCCGCCGGGGGATTGGCGCAAGGTCGCGTTCTCCGAATACGACTACGCCATGCAGGACGTGCGGCTGAAGCTGAACCAGCCGATCGAGCGCTGCCGCCTGTTCATGGTGTTCGACGGCCGCTGGAAATACATCCACGCCTCCGGCTTCCGTCCGATGCTGTACGATCTCGAAACCGATCCGGACGAGTTTCTGGATCGCGGCGACGATCCCCAATGCGCCGGCATCATCGCGCGCCTTCAGGCCGAACTATTCGATTGGGCGCTGCATCCGAACGACCACATCACCACGCCCCGCGAGAAGATCTCGAACTACGCCGACAACCAGCTCCAGGTGAAGGGCGGCATCTTGATCGGCATCTGGGACGAGGCCGAGCTCGCGGCGATCAAGGACGGCATCGCCCAGCGCGCGAAGATGTGA
- a CDS encoding Bug family tripartite tricarboxylate transporter substrate binding protein, with protein MDRRNFIAGCFGLPLLAQAGEAQAQAGLTKIIFPFAAGAGGDTLCRLIAQEMAPVLQRTIVVENRTGGDGLIGIKAVKGASPDGSMVLVTTGPTMYLLPMVESTPSFDTAKDFMPVSLLARFEFALVVGPAMDVADFKGFVAWLKAHPDKTSFGVPSNGTIPHFMGSKLEKDLGIPLTRVPYRGSAPILNDIIGGHISFGITTLADALPQHRAEGVKIIAVSSAERSRFAPEVPTLKETGIDLVADAWYGMWLPAGSPPEFASKLGAAASAALAKPEVKEKLTAIGLIPVGSGADGLTKELAANTAFWQPIVKATGYKIEN; from the coding sequence ATGGATCGCCGTAACTTCATCGCCGGATGTTTCGGTCTGCCGCTGCTGGCGCAGGCAGGCGAGGCACAAGCGCAGGCCGGATTGACAAAGATCATCTTTCCGTTCGCAGCGGGGGCGGGCGGTGACACGCTGTGCCGGCTGATCGCGCAGGAGATGGCCCCGGTGCTGCAACGGACCATCGTGGTCGAAAACCGCACCGGCGGCGACGGGCTGATCGGCATCAAGGCGGTGAAGGGGGCCAGCCCCGACGGCAGCATGGTGCTGGTGACGACAGGCCCGACGATGTACCTGCTGCCGATGGTAGAGAGCACGCCGAGCTTCGATACGGCGAAGGATTTTATGCCGGTGTCGCTGCTGGCGCGGTTCGAATTCGCGCTGGTGGTTGGACCGGCGATGGATGTTGCGGATTTCAAGGGATTTGTCGCCTGGCTGAAGGCACATCCGGACAAGACGTCGTTCGGGGTGCCGAGCAACGGCACGATCCCGCATTTCATGGGCTCCAAGCTCGAGAAGGATCTCGGTATTCCCTTGACCCGCGTGCCCTATCGCGGCAGCGCGCCGATCCTCAACGACATCATCGGGGGCCATATCTCGTTCGGCATCACCACGCTGGCCGATGCGCTGCCGCAGCACCGCGCCGAGGGCGTCAAGATCATCGCGGTGTCGAGCGCGGAGCGCTCGCGGTTCGCGCCTGAAGTCCCGACGCTGAAGGAGACCGGCATCGATCTCGTCGCTGATGCCTGGTACGGCATGTGGCTCCCCGCCGGCAGTCCGCCGGAATTCGCCAGTAAGCTCGGCGCCGCCGCGAGCGCGGCGCTCGCCAAGCCGGAGGTGAAGGAGAAGCTGACAGCGATCGGGCTGATTCCGGTCGGCAGCGGCGCAGATGGACTGACCAAGGAGCTCGCCGCGAACACGGCGTTCTGGCAGCCGATCGTGAAGGCGACGGGGTATAAGATCGAGAATTAG
- a CDS encoding nicotinate-nucleotide adenylyltransferase, which translates to MSNNFVAPRFFAQAIPPYTEGMRIGLLGGSFNPPHQAHRAISQFALKRLQLDRVWWLVTPGNPLKENGTLHELGERMQAARDVANDSRIEVSCLESVIRTRYTIDTINTLRRRLSGLRFVWIMGADNLAQFHRWQHWRRIADQVPLAVIDRPPQSFRALASPAAQALSRFRLPENKAALLADQPAPAWVFLTGMKLNLSSTGLRNPDGSWKGTK; encoded by the coding sequence TTGAGTAACAATTTCGTCGCGCCACGTTTCTTCGCGCAGGCCATACCGCCCTACACCGAAGGCATGCGCATCGGCCTGCTCGGCGGCTCGTTCAATCCGCCGCACCAGGCCCATCGCGCGATCAGCCAGTTCGCGCTGAAACGGCTTCAACTCGATCGCGTGTGGTGGCTGGTGACGCCAGGCAATCCACTGAAGGAGAACGGCACGCTGCATGAGCTCGGCGAGCGCATGCAGGCCGCGCGCGATGTCGCCAACGATTCCAGGATCGAGGTGAGCTGTCTCGAATCCGTCATTCGTACACGCTATACTATCGACACGATCAACACCTTGCGCCGCCGCCTCTCGGGCTTGCGCTTTGTCTGGATTATGGGCGCCGACAACCTCGCTCAATTCCATCGTTGGCAGCACTGGCGGCGCATCGCCGACCAGGTGCCGCTTGCGGTCATCGATCGCCCGCCGCAGAGTTTTCGCGCCCTTGCCTCGCCCGCCGCCCAGGCGCTTTCGCGCTTTCGCTTGCCAGAGAATAAGGCAGCATTGCTTGCGGATCAGCCCGCGCCGGCCTGGGTCTTCCTGACCGGAATGAAGCTGAATCTCTCCTCGACGGGTTTACGGAACCCGGACGGGAGCTGGAAAGGTACGAAGTGA
- a CDS encoding type II toxin-antitoxin system ParD family antitoxin yields MASSYSIGKHFEDLIDNLVESGRYATASEVMREGLRLVEEREEQRKLKLEALREEIQKGFDSGPMEEVGDIHEWLEDVKARGRQRLAARKRGK; encoded by the coding sequence ATGGCGAGCAGCTACAGCATTGGCAAGCATTTCGAGGACCTGATCGACAATCTGGTCGAAAGCGGCCGCTACGCTACCGCGAGCGAGGTCATGCGCGAAGGCTTGCGCCTCGTCGAGGAGCGTGAAGAGCAGCGCAAGCTCAAGCTGGAGGCGCTGCGGGAAGAAATCCAGAAGGGGTTTGACAGCGGGCCGATGGAAGAGGTCGGCGATATCCATGAGTGGCTCGAAGATGTAAAGGCGCGGGGACGGCAACGATTGGCCGCGCGGAAACGTGGCAAATAG
- the rlmH gene encoding 23S rRNA (pseudouridine(1915)-N(3))-methyltransferase RlmH: MRVAVIAVGRLKQGPERELADRYFERFDEAGRKLGFRELAIHELPESRARDAATRMAEEAAAISAHIPDKSILVALDERGQNLDSTVFARHLGRWRDEGAGHTIFVIGGADGLSPELRRKAKLAIAFGSATWPHQMVRVMLLEQLYRAATILAGHPYHRA; this comes from the coding sequence ATGCGTGTTGCTGTCATTGCGGTGGGCCGGCTGAAGCAGGGCCCCGAACGGGAGCTTGCCGACCGCTATTTCGAGCGGTTCGACGAAGCCGGCCGCAAGCTCGGATTCCGCGAGCTCGCCATCCACGAACTTCCCGAAAGCCGCGCGCGCGACGCGGCGACCCGGATGGCCGAAGAGGCCGCGGCGATCTCCGCGCATATTCCCGACAAATCGATCCTGGTGGCGCTGGACGAGCGCGGACAAAATCTCGATTCCACCGTATTCGCACGGCATCTCGGGCGCTGGCGCGACGAGGGCGCCGGTCATACTATCTTCGTGATCGGAGGGGCGGACGGACTTTCGCCCGAATTGCGCCGTAAGGCCAAGCTCGCGATCGCGTTCGGCTCTGCGACCTGGCCGCATCAAATGGTCCGCGTCATGCTTCTGGAACAGCTGTATCGGGCCGCCACCATTCTGGCCGGCCACCCCTATCACCGCGCGTGA
- the proB gene encoding glutamate 5-kinase gives MASPELSQFRRIVVKVGSALLVDSDKGEVRSSWLAALADDMARLHREGRDVLVVSSGSIALGRSRLKLPRGPLKLEESQAAAAVGQIALARIWSEVLGAHGIGAGQILVTLQDTEERRRYLNARSTIGKLLEWRAIPVINENDTVATNEIRYGDNDRLAARVATMASADLLVLLSDIDGLYDAPPKNNPNAKLIPVVESISSEIEAVAGDAESELSRGGMRTKVEAAKIATTGGTHMLIASGKIEHPLQAIADGGRCTWFLTPANPITSRKRWIAGTLEPKGTLTIDAGAVTALRAGASLLPAGVIKVEGQFARGDAVIVRGPDTSEIGRGLIAYDAEVAERIKGRSSPDVMLILGISGRSEMIHRDDLVVGG, from the coding sequence ATGGCCAGCCCCGAACTCAGTCAATTCCGCCGCATCGTCGTCAAGGTCGGCTCCGCGCTGCTGGTGGATTCCGACAAAGGCGAGGTGCGTTCGTCGTGGCTGGCCGCGCTCGCCGACGACATGGCCAGGCTGCACCGCGAGGGCCGCGACGTCCTCGTCGTTTCGTCCGGCTCGATCGCACTCGGCCGCAGCCGGCTCAAGCTGCCGCGCGGGCCGCTGAAGCTGGAGGAGAGCCAGGCGGCGGCCGCCGTCGGCCAGATCGCGCTGGCGCGGATCTGGTCGGAGGTGCTCGGCGCCCACGGCATCGGCGCCGGACAGATTTTGGTGACGCTCCAGGACACCGAGGAACGTCGCCGCTATCTCAATGCGCGCTCCACCATCGGCAAGCTTCTGGAATGGCGCGCGATCCCTGTGATCAACGAGAACGACACGGTCGCCACCAACGAGATCCGCTACGGCGACAATGACCGCCTCGCCGCGCGCGTCGCCACCATGGCGAGCGCGGATTTGCTGGTGCTGCTCTCCGACATCGACGGGCTCTACGACGCCCCGCCGAAGAACAATCCGAACGCAAAGCTCATTCCCGTGGTCGAGAGCATCTCCTCGGAGATCGAGGCGGTGGCGGGCGACGCCGAGTCCGAGCTCTCGCGCGGCGGCATGCGCACCAAGGTCGAGGCCGCCAAGATCGCGACCACCGGCGGCACGCATATGCTGATCGCTTCCGGCAAGATCGAGCATCCCTTGCAGGCGATCGCCGATGGCGGCCGCTGCACCTGGTTCCTGACCCCGGCCAATCCCATCACATCGCGCAAGCGCTGGATCGCGGGCACGCTGGAGCCGAAGGGCACGCTGACCATCGATGCCGGCGCGGTGACGGCGCTGCGCGCCGGCGCCAGCCTGCTGCCGGCCGGCGTGATCAAGGTCGAGGGCCAGTTCGCCCGCGGCGACGCCGTGATCGTGCGCGGCCCCGACACCAGCGAGATCGGCCGCGGCCTGATTGCCTATGACGCCGAGGTCGCCGAGCGGATCAAGGGCCGCTCGTCGCCGGACGTGATGCTCATCCTCGGCATCAGCGGCCGGTCCGAGATGATCCACCGCGACGATCTGGTGGTCGGCGGGTAA
- the rsfS gene encoding ribosome silencing factor translates to MKAQPDADKTLSLILSRLEDMKAEETVTIDLRGKSAYSDYMIVTSGRVNRHVGAIAENVTKSLKETGIKNIHVEGLPNCDWVLIDSGDVIVHVFRPEVREFYNLERLYTQGPGAAKAI, encoded by the coding sequence TTGAAGGCGCAACCCGACGCCGACAAGACGCTGAGCCTGATCCTCTCCCGCCTCGAGGACATGAAGGCGGAAGAGACGGTCACCATCGACCTTCGCGGCAAATCGGCATACTCCGACTACATGATCGTCACCTCCGGCCGCGTGAACCGGCACGTTGGCGCGATCGCGGAGAACGTCACGAAGAGCCTCAAGGAAACCGGCATCAAGAACATCCATGTCGAGGGCTTGCCCAATTGCGACTGGGTGCTGATCGATTCCGGCGATGTGATCGTGCACGTGTTCAGACCCGAGGTCCGTGAGTTCTACAATCTGGAAAGATTGTACACGCAGGGCCCAGGGGCGGCGAAGGCGATCTAA
- a CDS encoding type II toxin-antitoxin system RelE/ParE family toxin, producing MANRLRKASQADLDLDSIWDFISADSVRAADKQIARIGEVFEMLVVNPLAGRERRELRANLRSFPVGNYVIFYVPLPDGVEIIRVMHGRQDIGSDDMQWHCRLTRRPPDRRGGSSRTGR from the coding sequence GTGGCAAATAGGCTTCGCAAGGCCTCACAAGCTGATCTCGATCTCGATTCGATCTGGGACTTCATCTCCGCTGACAGCGTTCGCGCCGCCGACAAGCAGATCGCACGCATCGGAGAGGTATTCGAAATGCTAGTGGTCAATCCGCTGGCCGGGCGCGAACGTCGAGAACTGCGCGCAAATCTGCGCAGCTTCCCCGTCGGCAATTACGTGATCTTCTATGTCCCGTTGCCCGACGGCGTTGAGATCATCCGTGTCATGCACGGCCGCCAGGATATCGGCTCCGACGACATGCAATGGCATTGTCGGCTTACCCGCCGACCACCAGATCGTCGCGGTGGATCATCTCGGACCGGCCGCTGA